One window from the genome of Vicugna pacos chromosome 23, VicPac4, whole genome shotgun sequence encodes:
- the MARK1 gene encoding serine/threonine-protein kinase MARK1 isoform X4 yields the protein MSARTPLPTVNERDTENHTSVDGYTEPHIQPPKSSSRQNIPRCRNSITSAADEQPHIGNYRLQKTIGKGNFAKVKLARHVLTGREVAVKIIDKTQLNPTSLQKLFREVRIMKILNHPNIVKLFEVIETEKTLYLVMEYASGGEVFDYLVAHGRMKEKEARAKFRQIVSAVQYCHQKCIVHRDLK from the exons CATACATCTGTGGATGGATATACTGAACCACATATCCAGCCTCCCAAGTCAAGCAGCAGACAGAACATCCCTCGGTGCAGAAACTCCATTACGTCAGCAGCAGATGAGCAGCCTCACATTGGAAATTATCGTTTACAAAAAACAATAGGGAAGGGAAATTTTGCCAAAGTGAAACTGGCAAGACATGTTCTAACTGGTAGAGAG gTTGCTGTGAAAATAATAGACAAAACTCAGCTAAATCCTACCAGTCTACAAAag TTGTTTCGAGAAGTACGAATAATGAAGATATTAAATCACCCTAACATAG taAAATTGTTTGAAGTTATAGAAACAGAGAAGACCCTCTATTTAGTCATGGAATACGCGAGCGGGG GTGAAGTATTTGATTACTTAGTTGCCCatggaagaatgaaagaaaaagaggccCGTGCAAAATTTAGGCAG attgtGTCTGCTGTACAGTATTGTCATCAGAAGTGCATTGTTCACCGTGATCTTAAG